DNA sequence from the Salvelinus sp. IW2-2015 unplaced genomic scaffold, ASM291031v2 Un_scaffold1192, whole genome shotgun sequence genome:
ATGCAGATGTTAAACCAAGCTCATCTGAGTAGATGTTAAACCAAGCTCATCTGATGCAGATGTTAAACCaagatcatctgatgcagatgTTAAACCAAGCTCATCTGATGCGGATGTTAAACCAAGCTCATCTGATGCAGATGTTAAACCAAGCTCATCTGATGCGGATGTTAAACCAAGTTCATTCTGATGCGGATGTTAACCAAGCTCATCTGATGCAGATGTTAAACCAAGCTCATCTGATGTAGATGTTAAACCAAGCTCATCTGATGCAGATGTTAACCaagatcatctgatgcagatgTTAAACAAGCTCATCTGATGCGGATGTTAAACCAAGATCATCTGATGCGGATGTTAAACCAAGATCATCTGATGCGGATGTTAAACAAGTCACTGATGTGTGTTAACCAAGCTCATCTGATGTGGATGTTAAACAAAGCTCATCTGATGCAGATGTTAAACCAAGCTCATCTGATGCAGATGTTAACCAAGATCATCTGATGCGGATGTTACCAAGATCATCTGATCTGCGGATGTTAAACCAAGCCTCATCTGATGCAGATGTTAAACCAAGATCATTTGATGCAGATGTTAAACCAAGCTCATCTGATGCAGATGTTAAACCAGCTATCTGAACCACTGGACTTGAACTAAGATGATGATCCTTGTGAATGGTTgacatgttttttatttcacctttatttaaccaggtaggccagttgagaacaagttctcctttacaactgcgacctggtcaagataaagacAAATCAGTGCGACAaaaagcaacacagagttacacataaacaaacatacaatagaaaaatctatatagtttgtgcaaatgtagtaaggaggtaaggcaataaataggccatagtagcgaagtaattacaatttagaaaattaacactggagtgatagatgtgtagatgatgatgtgcaagtagaaatactggtgtgcaaaagagcaaaaaagtaaataaaaacaatatggggatgaggtaggtagttggatgggctatttacagatggactgtgtacagctgcagtgatcggtaagctgctcagatagctgatgcttaaagatagtgagggagatataagtctccaacttcagtgatttttgcaattcgttccagtcattggcagcagagaagtggaaggaaaggcggccaaagtaggtgttggctttggggatgaccagtgagatatacctgctggagcgtgtgctatgggtgggtgttgttatggagaccagtgagctgagatataaggcggagctttacctagcaaagacttatcgaTCACCTGGAGCcggtgggtctggcgacgaatatgtagcgagggccagccaacgagagcatacaggccgcagtggtgggtggtatatggggctttggtgacaaaacggatggcactgtgatagactgcatccagtttggtGAGTAgagtattttgtaaatgacatcgccgaagtcaaggatcggtaggatagtcagttttacaagggtatgtttggcagcatgagtgaaggatgctttgttgcgaaataggaagctgattctagatttaatgttggattggagatgattaatatgagtctggaaggagagtttacagccacggaaggagtgttgtatggcattaaagctcgtTTAGAGGTTTGTTAAGTGTCCAAAtgagggccagatgtatacagaatagtgtcgtctgcatagaggtggatcaaggaatcacccgcagcaagagcgacatcattaatatatagagagaaaagagtcggcccgagaactgaaccctgtggtacccccatagagactgccagaggtccagacaacagaccctccgatttgacacactgaactctgtctgagaagtagttggtgaaccaggcgaggcagtcatttgagaaaccaaagctgttgagtctgccgataagaatacggtgattgacagagtcgaaagccttggccaggtagaTGAAGATGGCYgcacagtactgtcttttatcgatggcggttatggtatcgtttagtaccttgagcgtggttgaggtgcaccagtgaccagctcggaaaccggattacACAGCgggcattgtgtgcccccccaacccctcttttacgctgctgctactctctgtttatcttatatgcatagtcactttaactatacattcatgtacatactacctaaattggcccgaccaaccagtgctcccgcacattggctaaccgRGCTATccgcattgtgtcccaccacccgccaacccctcttttacgctactgctactctctgttgatcatatatgcatagtcactttaacgatacctacatgtacatactacctcaatcagcctgactaaccggtgcctgtatatagccttgctactcttttttcaaatgtctttttactgctgttttatttctttacttacctacacacaaacacacacataccttttttccccgcaccattggttagaacctgtaagtaagcatttcactgtaaggtctacacctgttgtattcggcgcacgtgacaaataaactttgatttgatttgatttagaagataaagtgggatttgaaatgatcagtgatctgtttgttaacttggctttcgaagactttagaaaggcagagcaggatggatataggtctgtaacagtttgggtctcgagtgtcaccccctttgtaGAAGGGGaggaccgcagcagctttccaatctttaagaatctcggacgatatgaaagagaggttgaacagactagtaataggggttgcaacaacggCGGTGGAAATTTTAGAAAGAGAATGGAATGCTGAggctgcaaaatgacctccagctcCACAGTTGGCCaaactacagtatatctacatAGTATGACAGCTCCACAGTTCTCTACATTGTATGACTCCTAATGTTGACCATTGTATTTGCCTCCCACCCAGGGTCCGGTGATGTCCATCTCTCCCCAAGCCACTTACATGTCTAAGATTATCCCCAACGCCTACCTGCCGGCCTCCGTCGACATCATACAGATTGACCGCAGCACCAGCCGTACCCGTGGAAACAGCGGTAACGGACCGGTCCGTACCGTCAGCAGGAGCTGCCTGGCGTCCGGGTTGTCGGCCAGCCCTGCGTCGTCGAGGAGGTCGGGCGGTGAAGGTTGCTATGAAGGCGGAGACAGCGTTTCACATGGTGACAGTAGTTCCCGTGACAATGGCTCTAAGGCGACCCCACACTCAGTGACTTTGAGATCCAGCTGGAGCCACTCGCAGTCTTCCGAGACGATCAAGTCCAACTCCTCCGCCATCTCCTCCACGAAGGGGAGCTTCGGACCTGCTAACCCACAGACGGTGAGCCTCGTTGGGCAGGAGAGACAGCCGCAGCAGCCTGGTGCTGGCTCAGCTAGCTGGGTCAGCAGCATCAGTAGGGGTACTGGTACTGCGACTGCTCAGGGGGGTCTATCTGGATCTGGGGAGATGAGCGATGTTGGAGGAGACTCTCACAGattctctcgctgtctgtcgaTCATGAAGACCAAGCTGCCCCCGGCTCCCCCCAGGAGAACCAACTCACTGCACCATGAGAAGATGATAAAGAGGCGACTGGTGGAGATTAAAGACCTCAGTGACTCTGTGGGTGGGAagttggaggctgctgaggacaCAAGCTTGGTTACGATTGAGATCTCTAAAGAGCTCTACAAAGAAATCACAAAGAGCTCTGTCCCTGTATCCAACTCATCTGGGTTTAACTCTTTAGATGATACAAGATCTTCCACAGCCTCTAGTCCTCTGAGTCCCACACAGGCCTCAGGAGGTAGTGGGAAATCAGAGGGGCCAGTGTCCAGCAGCTCTTCCCCCCAGAAGGCCCCCTCAGAGGAGGGTACATTTGAAAGGACCATGTCCCCCTCCAGTGGGTACTCCAGCCAGAGTGGTACACCGACACTTTCCCCCAAGGGGATCCTCCCTTCCGTCTCCCCAGGTAAACAGAAGAAGTATCCCGTCAAACCGGAACGATCTGGTTCAAGAGCTTCCTTCTCTGCAGCCTCGGTCTCCTCTTCCCTCAACTCCCTGTCTTCAGTCACCTCAGAACTCGTCAATCAAGAAGCCTCGAAAAACAGCTTCAGCCCTCTTCAGCCGGCCACCCTACCCCCGGCTGTTATGAGAATAGAAAATCCAGAAACGGTGACCCCGGTACGTTTCTCTTCATCCATGGCGATCAGTGAGCTGCTTAACATTCCGCCACCCCCGAACATCAAAGCCCCTTCCCCGCCACCCCCGGAGACCTGGGCCCACAACAGACACACCTTCGAACTGCTGTGTGGGCCTTGCCCCAATGTCAACAGGCTAGCACAGCTCCAGAAGCAACAGGAACTAAAAGAGCAAGCTGCCATGATTGAGCAAAAGCAGGAACCTCAAACTAAAGCTAGCAAGGAGTCTGAAGGCTCGGACAAAAAGCAGGCTACGGTAGAAGAAGTTACTTTGACAAAATCAGAAAGCAAATACATTGTTCACCAAGACAAGACTGAGCCTATGTTAGAGCAGGCACCTGAGGTATCCGAGAGCACAGAAAGTCAAACGAAAGAACAAGGAAGCCCGGCGGTGATTGCAGAGAAAGTAAAAGCAAGTGTAGAGATCCAGGATCAGAACCAGGAGCAgagaagtagtagcagtagtagtgttgCACAGGTCAAGGATCAAGAAGAGAGGCTAGAGACACAAGTTAGTTTAACGATGATTCCAAAGAAGGAACCCCCTCCTGTCATGAAGAAAAGTACTCCTAGAAAAGAAGCTAAAGTTCAATTAACAGCAGATATTCAACAAAAGTCGCCATTTGATGAGGTCACAGTGAAGGTAGAGTCACCCAGCGAGAGTGAGAAGTGTTCTCCACAGGCTGAKGTAGTCGCTAAGCAAGTTGAGGTAGTTGCTAAGGAAGTTGAGGTTGAGGTAGCAGCTAAGGAGGTCGAAGGTTGGAGTGCTactgaaaacactaaacaggaaagtCCCACCAAATCTACACAGACCCTTGCCGTGGAGCCTAACAAAGTGAACCGGGTCTCTCCTCCAGCCTCCCCTCCCCCTACCCaccaccctcctccacctccttctaaGACACCTCCCTCCTCTGTGGCCACTCCCCCACctgaggtagaggaggagtgtgAGGAAGAGATTCCCATAGTACAGTCCTGCtggccccctccacccccaccagaGGAGCCAGCAGATTCAGTCTTTGATGAGCCAGATGAGATGGACtttccacctcctccccctcccttcatgACGGAGAGCTTGCCAGACGTGGTGGAGACATGTAACGCAGTCGCTGATGTCCAGGAGGCGTCCATTGTAGCTCTGGATGGGGAGGAGGTTAAGGAAACCGAGAATGGTTTCACTGTAGCAGCTGTGAATGGGGAAACTGCAGATCTTTCACCCATTCCGGCTCAAATGGAGCCAAAAGAGGAAAAACCTGAAAAGGTGATTCTGAACTCCAATGCAATCCCAACTGATGAAACCAGCTTTGAGGAATCTGAATCAGCTGAGCTACAATTAATTCCTTCAGATGATTCAGCTGTCATTCAGCTGCCAGTTCAGCCCAATGAAAAGGAGGCAGAGGTCGAGCAATCTGCCCAGAAACCAATCACAATGCAAGAAGCCACCCCTCAACCAACAGAAACTTCTCCTGAGTCACAGGAAGTCCCGCCCTTACCAGAGGATGTCCCTCCCCCACCCCAggaagctcctcctcctcctccaccaatgaCAACAGCCTTGGTGCCCCCATCaagtattcctcctccacctcctatcaatgtccccctccctccccctgtacaATTTGAGGATCAGATGCCCTCTGTGCTCCCTAACAGTGCCCCACTTCCACCCCCTCTCCCAACTGAGAACCAACCCCCTATGATCTTCAGGAGACAGCCTAGCTTGGCAAACAGAGAGACCAGGAGCAAAGAGCTTCTGTCTAGGCACAAGAGTGTCCCTATTCCCAAAGAAGATGCCAACATTCCACTGGTCACACCCTCTCTGCTTCAAATGGTACGTCTCAGATCGGTCAACGTTGGCGAAGACTACGTTAAAGCGCTTTCTGACGACAACAATTCCAACAGTGGGAAACCACCTGCTCAGGATCAGAGTTCAACCCAAATCCAAACCCAAGGATCTCAGAACATAACACCCCAAAAACCAATTCGGAAATCCCTGTCACTAAAATCCACAACTCCGCCACTGAAGTCATCACCGGTGACGCTCATCGCTCCCTCGATGAGTTTACAGGAAGCTATCCGAATGAAGACAGCGGCCATGTCGTCCAGAGATAATCTTCCAGCAGGCTTTAGAATGCCATCCTCCACCTCATTTCCCAGTCGCAGTGCGGGTGAATCAGGAATGTTATCCCCATTGTCACCAGAAGGGGGCGAGATGCTAAAGACCCCCACCGCCACCGCTAGCTTCATCTTCTCCAGGAGCTCAAAGAAGGTCGTCATAGAAACgcctgcctcctcctcccccgAGGTACAGGCGAGCCTAAAGCGGAGCCTAGCCGCGGAACTCAAGCGCGTTTCCGAACAATCTAAGGCTTCCGCAGTCGCTAACGGCAACGTTGGAAGAACTGGGATTCCGAGGAGAATTCCGCCACCCGTGGCTAAGAAACCAGCTCACACCTTGGAGAAGCCTGTGTGTTCTACACTGAGGAGCACTCCATCTCCAAGGGGAACAGAAGCTAACGGAGAGACAGAAACAGCGCAACCTGCGGGCCAGCAAAGCACTGACAGAAGGACAGCAAGTAAGAACACCAGCAGTACACCTAGAATAGGATTGTTGCTGCATGTTAATAACTACACCTAGAATAGGATTGTTGTTGCATGTTAATAACTACACCTAGAATAGGATTGTGCTGCATGTTAATACACCTAGAATAGGATTTGCTGCATTTAATAACTACACCTAGAATAGGATTGTTGCTGCATGTTAATAACTACACCTAGAATAGGATTGTTCCTGCATGTTAATAACTACACCTAGAATAGGATTGTTGTTGCATGTTAATAACTACACCTAGAATAGGATTGTTGTTGCATGTTAATAACTACACCTAGAATAGGATTGTTGTTGCATGTTAATAACTACACCTAGAATAGGATTGTTGCTGCATGTTAATAACTACACCTAGAATAGGATGTTGTTGCATGTTAATAACTACACCTAGAATAGGATTGTTGCTGCATGTTAATAACTACACCTAGAATAGGATTGTTGCTGCATGTTATTAACTACACCTAGAATAGGATTGTTGCTGCATGTTAATAACTACACCTAGAATAGGATTGTGCTGCATGTTAATAACTACACCTAGAATAGGATTGTTGCTGCATGTTAATAACTACACCTAGAATAGGATTTTGCTGCATGTTAATAACTACACCTAGAATAGGATTGTTGCTGCATGTTAATAACTACACTAGAAAGGATTGTTGCTGCATGTTAATAACTACACCTAGAATAGGATTGTTGCTGCATGTTAATAACTACACCTCCTTGAAAAGACAAGGggtaaagtaaatgtaat
Encoded proteins:
- the LOC112069998 gene encoding NHS-like protein 3, with protein sequence MVVYLRKNIHSLLSVFKKKAGPKGQDEQKRLTVHYTASSSHYQENVFIEGSRPQYLEDLHTEAQEGLKILQQEENNKGVDFQDDHSDATDQDVSTNHRDGSQESGSTAGNSVTAVTSAGLAVSTRPVLTRQGSTFKPLNPVKRLDKRKSRRTTIMGIPQQVQRELALHSDSAYQVPSQLSNGSVGQGSDGQLGVVVIPTVDGETPLANYEGARVHLSDLEASREEQLLRHHLQSVYRDDQGFSHHRGPDSRLCSTQRPKSLAVPGTTSSCSAGFPSFLQEPQGPVMSISPQATYMSKIIPNAYLPASVDIIQIDRSTSRTRGNSGNGPVRTVSRSCLASGLSASPASSRRSGGEGCYEGGDSVSHGDSSSRDNGSKATPHSVTLRSSWSHSQSSETIKSNSSAISSTKGSFGPANPQTVSLVGQERQPQQPGAGSASWVSSISRGTGTATAQGGLSGSGEMSDVGGDSHRFSRCLSIMKTKLPPAPPRRTNSLHHEKMIKRRLVEIKDLSDSVGGKLEAAEDTSLVTIEISKELYKEITKSSVPVSNSSGFNSLDDTRSSTASSPLSPTQASGGSGKSEGPVSSSSSPQKAPSEEGTFERTMSPSSGYSSQSGTPTLSPKGILPSVSPGKQKKYPVKPERSGSRASFSAASVSSSLNSLSSVTSELVNQEASKNSFSPLQPATLPPAVMRIENPETVTPVRFSSSMAISELLNIPPPPNIKAPSPPPPETWAHNRHTFELLCGPCPNVNRLAQLQKQQELKEQAAMIEQKQEPQTKASKESEGSDKKQATVEEVTLTKSESKYIVHQDKTEPMLEQAPEVSESTESQTKEQGSPAVIAEKVKASVEIQDQNQEQRSSSSSSVAQVKDQEERLETQVSLTMIPKKEPPPVMKKSTPRKEAKVQLTADIQQKSPFDEVTVKVESPSESEKCSPQAXVVAKQVEVVAKEVEVEVAAKEVEGWSATENTKQESPTKSTQTLAVEPNKVNRVSPPASPPPTHHPPPPPSKTPPSSVATPPPEVEEECEEEIPIVQSCWPPPPPPEEPADSVFDEPDEMDFPPPPPPFMTESLPDVVETCNAVADVQEASIVALDGEEVKETENGFTVAAVNGETADLSPIPAQMEPKEEKPEKVILNSNAIPTDETSFEESESAELQLIPSDDSAVIQLPVQPNEKEAEVEQSAQKPITMQEATPQPTETSPESQEVPPLPEDVPPPPQEAPPPPPPMTTALVPPSSIPPPPPINVPLPPPVQFEDQMPSVLPNSAPLPPPLPTENQPPMIFRRQPSLANRETRSKELLSRHKSVPIPKEDANIPLVTPSLLQMVRLRSVNVGEDYVKALSDDNNSNSGKPPAQDQSSTQIQTQGSQNITPQKPIRKSLSLKSTTPPLKSSPVTLIAPSMSLQEAIRMKTAAMSSRDNLPAGFRMPSSTSFPSRSAGESGMLSPLSPEGGEMLKTPTATASFIFSRSSKKVVIETPASSSPEVQASLKRSLAAELKRVSEQSKASAVANGNVGRTGIPRRIPPPVAKKPAHTLEKPVCSTLRSTPSPRGTEANGETETAQPAGQQSTDRRTASEMETSNIVEAPLRF